In Chitinivibrionales bacterium, the following are encoded in one genomic region:
- a CDS encoding methyltransferase domain-containing protein: MDKKIFIQFRDIIYAAAGISLNEKKEALVSARIAKRMRALGMEEHEEYLQYVQNDKNGEEIVQLLDAVSTNVTHFFRENEHFDFLSEAMSQWLEQGQRRFRYWSAGCSSGEEPYSIAMTLLQTLDGRTSDMRILATDISTRILAASMAGEYSARKIENVSPFLRERYFVKQGRNTTAVYRVKDQLKKMILFKRLNLSVVPFPMQGPMDTIFCRNVMIYFDNEVRKRLLNEFYRLLKPGGYLMVGHAESLTGMLSGFKCVKPSVYVKA, translated from the coding sequence ATGGATAAAAAGATATTCATTCAATTCCGGGATATCATCTATGCCGCCGCCGGTATCTCTCTTAATGAAAAAAAAGAAGCCCTGGTGAGTGCCCGGATTGCCAAACGTATGCGGGCACTTGGTATGGAAGAACATGAAGAGTATCTGCAGTATGTCCAGAATGATAAAAACGGTGAAGAAATTGTTCAACTGCTGGATGCTGTTTCAACCAATGTCACGCACTTTTTCAGAGAAAACGAACATTTTGATTTTTTAAGCGAAGCGATGTCTCAATGGCTCGAACAGGGGCAGCGGCGATTCAGGTACTGGTCTGCAGGCTGTTCTTCGGGAGAGGAACCCTATTCGATCGCAATGACTCTTCTCCAGACCCTGGATGGCCGGACGTCCGACATGCGGATTCTGGCAACCGATATTTCGACACGAATTCTTGCTGCAAGTATGGCTGGTGAGTATTCGGCCCGTAAAATTGAAAATGTTTCTCCCTTTTTACGGGAACGGTATTTTGTTAAACAAGGAAGAAACACTACGGCAGTGTATAGAGTAAAGGACCAGTTAAAGAAAATGATCCTTTTCAAAAGACTCAATCTGTCGGTTGTACCCTTTCCCATGCAAGGACCTATGGATACGATATTCTGCAGAAATGTCATGATTTATTTCGATAACGAGGTGCGGAAACGGCTTTTAAACGAATTCTATCGCCTTCTGAAACCCGGTGGGTATCTCATGGTTGGCCATGCCGAGAGCTTGACGGGTATGCTCAGTGGATTTAAATGTGTCAAGCCATCGGTTTATGTAAAAGCATAG
- a CDS encoding chemotaxis protein CheW, with the protein MSQNTHTDTAAEVSDIGKKLSGKYLTFILGDEEYGLEILKVQEIIQMQKITKVPKAPEFVRGVINLRGKVIPVIELRAKFCMASQEDTDKTCIIVVQIESKGNPVTMGIIIDEVKEVLDIKPDEIEEAPTFGSSIDTDFIMGIGKLGENVKMLLDIQRVLSGNEVDMLSNM; encoded by the coding sequence ATGTCACAAAACACTCATACTGATACAGCGGCCGAAGTATCGGATATCGGAAAGAAACTGTCCGGCAAATATCTGACCTTTATACTGGGTGACGAAGAGTACGGTCTTGAGATTCTCAAGGTACAGGAGATCATCCAGATGCAGAAGATAACCAAAGTGCCGAAGGCACCGGAATTCGTGCGTGGCGTGATCAATTTGCGGGGAAAAGTCATTCCCGTGATCGAGTTGCGGGCCAAATTCTGCATGGCGTCTCAGGAAGATACCGATAAGACCTGTATAATTGTCGTACAGATCGAGTCCAAGGGGAATCCGGTGACTATGGGTATTATTATCGATGAAGTTAAGGAAGTTCTGGATATTAAGCCCGATGAAATTGAGGAAGCGCCCACTTTCGGATCAAGTATCGATACCGATTTTATCATGGGCATAGGAAAGCTCGGTGAAAATGTAAAGATGTTACTCGATATACAGCGGGTACTTTCGGGAAATGAAGTTGATATGTTGTCGAATATGTAA
- a CDS encoding chemotaxis protein CheA — MKDTRGSKKYMTQKNDSIEKTLNRVASQLPLLDKSDLTSLTEIMGAMEQLAGTDNLPKAFCSMADRAAKLAENIIMDETAFDTGCSKLGECVDKMSKALFAMDNNGEVKKEGNKTVADPDDNSGEDNSDKGKKKTGKQQKKQDNDAAKKLIDSFDEDVESDRAVSMKSGDGQGGTINFPEDLKELATRFAAQQMPVVEDFEAYILEYEKGAPQAKGAIKRVLHTWKGEFGVLDLRNYSKLIHDVEEAFENGSFTGDNLFKLKDLLASRISDLTSGSVADISEKDTTAVFGNNCGRDNTESVPTDATGDQQATASCEEQPSTTLPSSQSNAQPEQACVAVDPSLIKDFVTESRDHINSGESLLLELENDPANPEHLNSIFRSCHTVKGVAGFLALKEVSELAHSMENVMDMARKGNLILEPVHIDLLLESMDCLKEFIAIVENTLSGEAYSLPESYRSIMERLASPRSLGEKPNIAPASSPDKKVGEILVEKGTISAEEIEGALEAQKKGDGRKIGEILIENKKTSSRQVAGALASQNAARKPVVEETIRVPVDRLDQLVDAIGEAVIAQSMIAADPAVMEARNQKLEKKIAQTSLIMRQVQELSMALRMVSIKSTFQKMARLVRDLSKKSGKEVNFVTDGEETELDKSVVENIGDPLIHMIRNSVDHGIEDSKEGRIAAGKDPVGIVKLSAFHKAGSIYIEISDDGRGLDRDSILKKAVKQGLAREDDKLSDQEIYQFIFAPGFSTAKKITDVSGRGVGMDVVKRNIQSLRGSVEIQSEPGKGTTFSIRLPLTLAIIDGMIVRLKEESYIVPTLSIIESLKPQEKQIESIMGRGEMMKVRGELLNFVRLSGIFGTNGTKTDPREGIAIIVEDMIGKRIALLVDEILGQQQVVIKSLGHGLGDHPGVAGGAIMSDGNVSLILDIGEIVKLAGE, encoded by the coding sequence ATGAAAGATACTCGGGGGAGTAAGAAATACATGACTCAAAAAAATGATTCTATTGAAAAAACCTTGAACCGGGTTGCATCACAACTGCCCCTTTTAGATAAATCCGATCTTACCTCCCTTACGGAGATCATGGGAGCGATGGAACAGTTAGCGGGGACGGACAATTTGCCGAAGGCATTTTGCAGTATGGCCGACCGCGCTGCAAAGCTGGCCGAAAATATTATCATGGATGAGACAGCTTTTGATACCGGATGTTCAAAGTTGGGGGAATGTGTCGATAAGATGTCCAAAGCCCTCTTTGCCATGGATAACAACGGTGAAGTTAAAAAAGAGGGGAACAAAACAGTAGCTGATCCGGATGATAACAGCGGGGAAGACAATAGCGACAAAGGGAAAAAGAAAACCGGCAAACAGCAAAAGAAACAGGATAATGACGCAGCTAAAAAGCTTATCGATTCCTTTGATGAGGATGTTGAAAGCGACAGGGCCGTAAGTATGAAATCCGGTGATGGACAGGGTGGGACAATTAATTTCCCCGAGGATCTCAAGGAGCTTGCCACCAGGTTTGCGGCACAACAGATGCCGGTTGTGGAAGATTTTGAAGCCTATATTCTGGAGTATGAGAAAGGAGCTCCTCAGGCCAAAGGCGCCATCAAAAGAGTCCTCCATACCTGGAAAGGTGAATTTGGTGTTTTGGATCTGAGAAATTATTCGAAACTTATTCATGATGTTGAAGAGGCTTTTGAAAACGGATCATTTACAGGGGATAACCTTTTCAAACTCAAGGATCTGCTTGCTTCACGAATAAGTGATTTGACATCAGGATCGGTTGCCGATATAAGCGAAAAAGATACCACTGCTGTATTTGGAAACAACTGCGGCCGTGATAACACGGAAAGTGTCCCCACTGACGCCACGGGGGATCAACAAGCTACCGCCTCATGTGAAGAACAGCCATCAACAACCTTACCTTCTTCTCAATCGAATGCACAGCCTGAACAAGCATGTGTAGCTGTTGATCCCTCGCTTATTAAAGACTTTGTCACCGAATCACGGGATCATATCAATAGTGGGGAATCGCTGCTTTTAGAGCTTGAGAATGATCCGGCGAATCCCGAACATCTAAACAGTATTTTCCGTTCCTGCCATACGGTTAAAGGGGTTGCGGGCTTTTTAGCGCTCAAAGAGGTGAGTGAACTTGCTCACAGCATGGAAAATGTAATGGATATGGCTCGCAAGGGAAATCTCATACTTGAGCCGGTTCATATAGATCTCCTGCTCGAATCGATGGATTGTTTAAAAGAGTTTATCGCTATTGTTGAAAATACCCTGAGTGGTGAAGCCTATTCGTTACCTGAATCCTACCGGAGCATAATGGAAAGGTTGGCCTCACCCCGTTCGCTCGGTGAAAAACCGAATATAGCACCGGCGTCATCACCCGATAAAAAGGTGGGAGAAATTCTTGTAGAGAAAGGAACTATTTCGGCAGAAGAAATTGAAGGAGCGTTGGAGGCTCAGAAAAAAGGTGATGGCAGAAAAATCGGTGAAATACTTATTGAAAACAAAAAAACGTCAAGCCGGCAAGTTGCGGGCGCACTTGCGAGCCAGAATGCGGCCCGGAAACCGGTTGTGGAAGAAACTATACGGGTCCCTGTTGACAGACTGGACCAGCTTGTCGATGCTATCGGTGAAGCGGTTATTGCTCAATCGATGATTGCTGCAGATCCGGCTGTTATGGAAGCACGAAATCAGAAACTGGAGAAAAAGATCGCTCAAACAAGCTTGATCATGCGCCAGGTACAGGAACTTTCAATGGCCCTTCGAATGGTATCGATTAAATCCACATTCCAGAAGATGGCCAGGCTGGTACGGGATCTTTCGAAAAAATCCGGGAAGGAAGTTAATTTTGTTACTGACGGCGAAGAGACTGAGCTTGACAAGTCTGTTGTCGAGAATATCGGTGACCCCCTTATTCATATGATTCGCAACTCGGTGGACCATGGTATTGAAGATTCGAAGGAAGGCCGTATTGCCGCCGGAAAAGATCCTGTCGGTATTGTCAAACTCAGTGCTTTCCATAAGGCGGGAAGCATTTATATCGAGATTTCCGATGACGGCCGTGGGCTGGACAGGGATTCGATATTAAAAAAAGCGGTAAAACAGGGGCTGGCCAGAGAGGATGACAAGTTATCCGACCAGGAGATCTACCAGTTCATTTTTGCCCCCGGTTTTTCGACGGCGAAGAAAATTACCGATGTCTCCGGAAGAGGGGTCGGCATGGATGTTGTCAAGAGAAATATACAGTCCCTACGGGGGTCCGTCGAAATACAATCAGAACCGGGAAAAGGAACGACCTTTTCGATCAGGTTGCCGCTGACTCTGGCGATTATCGATGGTATGATTGTGCGGCTTAAGGAGGAATCCTATATCGTACCGACCTTATCGATTATTGAATCACTCAAGCCTCAGGAGAAACAGATTGAATCGATCATGGGCAGAGGTGAAATGATGAAGGTGCGGGGTGAGTTGCTCAACTTTGTACGATTGTCCGGGATTTTCGGAACCAATGGGACAAAAACCGACCCCAGAGAAGGTATTGCCATTATTGTGGAAGATATGATCGGTAAACGGATCGCTCTTCTGGTCGATGAGATTCTTGGACAGCAACAGGTAGTAATTAAAAGCCTGGGCCACGGTCTGGGCGATCATCCGGGTGTTGCCGGCGGCGCTATCATGAGTGACGGCAATGTTTCGCTCATCCTCGATATCGGAGAAATAGTAAAACTGGCAGGGGAATAA
- a CDS encoding response regulator — protein sequence MYRVLLADDDHFCLRALKKYLGDIGCNVSIVDNGNDAFEVMQRENFDLFIGNYHLPGKSCERLIPELRARGWDTPSILMTGDITEETERNARQLSPVFFFVKPINLPDLKAVVYKVLEKDKTTAVSNENVSGTK from the coding sequence ATGTATAGGGTATTGCTGGCGGATGATGATCATTTTTGCCTCAGGGCGCTGAAAAAATATCTAGGGGATATCGGTTGTAATGTTTCTATCGTGGATAACGGTAATGATGCTTTTGAAGTGATGCAAAGGGAAAATTTTGATCTTTTTATCGGAAATTATCATCTTCCGGGAAAATCATGTGAACGGTTAATTCCCGAATTGCGTGCTCGAGGATGGGATACCCCCTCTATTCTGATGACCGGCGACATAACCGAAGAGACTGAACGCAACGCACGCCAATTGTCGCCGGTCTTCTTTTTTGTGAAACCAATAAACCTTCCCGACCTGAAAGCTGTTGTGTATAAAGTTTTGGAAAAAGATAAAACTACTGCCGTTTCCAATGAAAATGTATCGGGAACGAAATGA
- a CDS encoding response regulator: protein MQNSAKILVVDDELAMREIIQNTLNKEGFALEITDNVPEAQLYIEKSDFDLLLTDLNMPGVNGIELVRFIKEKSPSTSVIVITAFPDNEKVKEMQELEVDSFIIKPFSLRQLRYSVYGALEKRRTVETNQEIGLTVDSNNDLGLIGVSPYIKKLRTEILLMAAGDFPVLVQGESGTGKEIIAHAIHNNSSRGNERIITINCGAIPHHLEESEFFGYAKGAFTGAHSSKQGILESANKSTVFLDEIGELSLSVQAKFLRVLDIGEYVRVGDVSPRKVDIRIVSATNRNLEDMVEEGTFRRDLYYRLKGAGIGTLSLPHHKEDIPYLVRYFLKKYHSGKEITPDAMALLYENKWPGNIRELKHTVNLLCARGRDQKRINSSVVKSVLHIEETKEQSLPYTQAKSEFEKKYFTQMLQKHEGNVSHVAREVGMHRPNLLRKLKELEISPDTFRAAQAAS from the coding sequence ATGCAAAATTCGGCAAAAATCCTTGTTGTTGATGATGAACTTGCAATGAGGGAGATAATACAGAATACTCTTAATAAAGAAGGGTTTGCCCTCGAAATAACCGACAATGTTCCTGAAGCACAGTTATATATCGAAAAAAGCGACTTTGATCTGCTTCTCACCGATTTGAATATGCCGGGGGTAAACGGGATCGAACTGGTGAGATTTATCAAAGAAAAATCCCCCTCCACCAGTGTTATTGTCATTACCGCGTTCCCTGATAATGAAAAGGTCAAAGAGATGCAGGAACTCGAGGTCGATTCCTTTATAATCAAACCCTTTTCGCTCAGACAATTACGGTATTCGGTTTATGGCGCTCTTGAGAAGCGGCGGACGGTTGAAACAAATCAGGAGATCGGTTTGACTGTCGATTCAAACAATGACCTGGGGCTTATCGGGGTTTCACCGTATATTAAAAAGTTACGCACCGAAATTCTCCTCATGGCTGCAGGTGATTTCCCGGTGTTGGTTCAGGGAGAATCCGGGACCGGTAAGGAGATCATTGCCCATGCGATTCACAACAACAGCAGCAGGGGCAATGAACGGATTATCACCATCAACTGCGGCGCCATTCCGCATCACCTGGAAGAATCTGAATTTTTCGGCTATGCCAAAGGTGCCTTTACCGGTGCACACTCTTCCAAGCAGGGGATTTTAGAGAGTGCAAACAAGTCGACTGTTTTTCTGGATGAAATCGGTGAACTGTCACTTTCTGTCCAGGCAAAATTTTTACGGGTACTTGATATAGGAGAGTATGTACGGGTAGGGGATGTAAGTCCGAGAAAAGTTGATATCCGGATAGTCAGTGCGACGAACCGCAATCTTGAAGATATGGTTGAAGAAGGTACTTTTCGGAGAGATCTCTATTATCGACTTAAAGGCGCGGGAATAGGAACCCTGTCACTGCCTCATCATAAGGAAGATATTCCCTATTTAGTCCGCTACTTTCTGAAAAAATATCATAGTGGAAAAGAAATTACCCCCGATGCCATGGCTTTGCTGTACGAGAATAAATGGCCGGGGAATATCCGGGAACTGAAACATACGGTCAATCTTCTCTGCGCACGGGGAAGAGACCAGAAACGAATAAACAGCAGTGTCGTCAAATCGGTCCTTCATATCGAAGAAACCAAAGAGCAGAGCCTTCCCTACACCCAGGCAAAAAGCGAGTTCGAAAAAAAGTACTTCACCCAGATGCTCCAAAAACATGAGGGGAATGTAAGTCATGTTGCCCGTGAGGTCGGAATGCATCGGCCAAATTTACTCCGTAAACTGAAAGAACTCGAGATTTCTCCCGATACGTTTCGTGCAGCCCAGGCTGCAAGTTAA
- a CDS encoding SIS domain-containing protein, with the protein MKKQPAKTLDNLITSYPSLEGCKNDIEKAFSYIATCYQNGKKLLVCGNGGSAADSEHIVGELMKGFIIKREIPEQDMERLKKSGAADWQFLSNNLQRALPAICLSSQTALTTAFSNDIGNDMVYAQQVYGYGVAGDVFIGISTSGNSTNVVNAIKIARAFGVYTIGMTGEDGGVMNDICDVAIRVPVRITFKVQELHMPVYHALCAMLEEEFFGC; encoded by the coding sequence ATGAAAAAACAACCAGCCAAAACACTCGACAATCTGATTACAAGCTATCCCTCTTTGGAGGGCTGCAAGAATGATATCGAAAAAGCTTTTTCCTATATTGCCACCTGCTATCAAAACGGCAAAAAGCTTCTTGTTTGCGGCAACGGCGGAAGTGCTGCAGATTCGGAGCATATTGTCGGTGAACTGATGAAAGGTTTTATTATTAAAAGGGAGATTCCTGAACAGGATATGGAACGGTTGAAAAAATCCGGCGCAGCCGACTGGCAATTTCTTTCAAATAATCTCCAGCGAGCGCTCCCGGCAATCTGCCTGAGCAGCCAGACCGCACTCACCACGGCGTTCTCCAATGATATCGGCAATGACATGGTATACGCACAACAGGTGTACGGCTACGGTGTTGCCGGTGATGTCTTTATAGGAATCAGTACCTCGGGAAATTCTACCAATGTAGTCAATGCCATAAAAATCGCCCGGGCGTTCGGCGTATACACAATCGGCATGACCGGTGAAGATGGTGGGGTGATGAATGATATCTGCGATGTTGCTATCCGGGTGCCTGTCCGGATAACATTCAAGGTACAGGAACTGCATATGCCGGTGTACCATGCTTTGTGTGCTATGCTCGAAGAAGAATTTTTTGGATGTTGA
- the ilvD gene encoding dihydroxy-acid dehydratase: protein MPKLRSATTTETRRMAGARSLWRANGMKDEQMGKPVIAIVNSFTQFVPGHVHLHEIGQKVKALIEEQGCFAAEFNTIAIDDGIAMGHNGMLYSLPSRELIADSVEYMCNAHCVDAMICISNCDKITPGMLMAAMRLNIPSIFVSGGPMEAGVRGKKRYDLIDAMVKAADKSIPDKEVAEIEQVACPTCGSCSGMFTANSMNCLTEALGLALPGNGTIVATHKNRIRLFEKAAQQIVEMANSYYFDNDSSVLPRSIAIKDAFLNAMSLDIAMGGSTNTVLHLLAVAQEAGVDFTVNDIDRLSRKIPVLCKVAPSSSYHVEDVNRAGGILSIMGELDRAGLLTTSVNRVDYPSLGDALDANDIARDTVVPEALEKWKSAPGGKGRNLVLGSQDAMYDSLDTDREKGCIRDMEHCYFKDGGLCVLFGNIASKGSIVKTAGVDPSIYKFSGTAKVYHSQDAACDGILNGEIKPGNVVVIIYEGPKGGPGMQEMLYPTSYIKSIHLDKECALITDGRFSGGTAGLSIGHVSPEAASGGEIGLLREGDTVEIDIPNRSLNVKVSDGELAQRRKEEEAKGKKAFKPVRDRTVSKALQAYGLFAASADLGAVKVLPETH, encoded by the coding sequence ATGCCGAAATTACGAAGCGCAACCACAACTGAAACCCGCAGGATGGCCGGCGCGCGGAGCTTGTGGCGGGCCAATGGAATGAAAGATGAGCAGATGGGGAAACCGGTGATAGCTATTGTCAATTCATTTACCCAGTTTGTTCCCGGTCATGTTCACCTGCACGAGATCGGCCAGAAGGTGAAAGCTCTTATTGAAGAACAGGGCTGTTTTGCTGCGGAGTTCAACACCATTGCGATTGACGACGGTATTGCCATGGGGCATAACGGCATGCTCTATTCGCTTCCTTCACGGGAGCTGATTGCCGACAGTGTCGAGTATATGTGCAATGCTCATTGTGTCGATGCCATGATTTGTATCTCCAATTGCGACAAAATCACTCCCGGTATGCTTATGGCGGCCATGCGGTTGAATATTCCCTCCATTTTTGTTTCCGGAGGCCCTATGGAAGCCGGTGTCCGGGGCAAGAAACGGTATGACCTTATCGATGCCATGGTGAAGGCTGCCGATAAGAGCATTCCCGATAAAGAGGTCGCTGAGATCGAACAGGTTGCCTGTCCCACCTGCGGCTCCTGTTCCGGCATGTTTACGGCAAACTCGATGAATTGCCTTACCGAGGCGCTTGGTTTGGCTTTGCCTGGAAACGGAACAATCGTCGCTACCCATAAAAACCGGATCAGGCTTTTCGAGAAGGCGGCTCAACAGATTGTGGAAATGGCCAACAGCTATTATTTCGACAACGACAGCAGTGTGTTACCCCGGTCGATTGCGATCAAGGATGCTTTTCTGAATGCCATGTCACTGGATATAGCCATGGGCGGATCAACCAATACCGTGCTCCATCTGCTTGCGGTTGCCCAGGAGGCCGGTGTCGATTTTACTGTGAATGATATCGACCGCCTTTCGCGTAAAATCCCGGTTCTCTGCAAGGTCGCCCCGAGTTCATCCTACCATGTTGAAGATGTTAATCGTGCGGGGGGTATTCTTTCGATCATGGGCGAACTGGACAGGGCCGGATTACTTACTACTTCGGTAAACCGAGTCGATTATCCTTCCCTTGGTGATGCACTCGATGCAAATGATATTGCCCGTGATACAGTTGTGCCTGAAGCGCTTGAAAAATGGAAAAGCGCTCCCGGCGGGAAAGGCAGAAATCTGGTGTTGGGTTCACAGGATGCCATGTACGATTCGCTGGATACCGACCGGGAAAAGGGGTGTATCCGGGATATGGAGCACTGTTATTTCAAGGATGGCGGCTTGTGTGTGCTGTTCGGAAATATCGCATCAAAGGGCTCCATTGTCAAAACCGCTGGCGTCGATCCTTCGATATATAAATTCTCCGGAACGGCTAAGGTCTATCATTCCCAGGATGCCGCATGTGATGGTATCCTGAATGGTGAAATCAAGCCCGGCAATGTTGTGGTTATTATTTATGAAGGTCCTAAAGGCGGTCCCGGAATGCAGGAGATGCTCTACCCGACATCGTATATAAAATCAATTCATCTCGACAAAGAATGCGCCCTTATCACCGACGGTCGGTTTTCCGGCGGTACCGCAGGGTTGTCAATCGGACATGTCTCCCCCGAAGCCGCTTCAGGAGGAGAAATCGGTTTGCTCCGTGAAGGCGATACAGTCGAGATCGACATTCCGAACCGTTCTCTGAATGTTAAAGTTTCGGATGGTGAACTCGCCCAACGCCGGAAAGAAGAGGAGGCAAAGGGAAAGAAAGCATTCAAACCTGTTCGTGACCGGACCGTTTCAAAAGCCCTGCAGGCCTATGGTTTGTTTGCCGCAAGTGCGGACCTTGGGGCGGTGAAAGTCTTGCCGGAAACACACTAA
- the efp gene encoding elongation factor P gives MMINATQIRKGMVIIHNGEPHKVMDFRFTMQGRGSNTISAKLRNILSENQTEVRFRSDDKVEKAFVSEEEFEFLYQDGEDFVFMNTENFEQIHINKSEIEDVVGYLLPNTTLKVQVYEGNPIGISLPSTVQMKVTETEPSIKGATAAGNVTKPATLETGLVIQVPMFVETGNTVIVNTQTGEYSGRPRD, from the coding sequence ATAATGATAAATGCTACTCAAATCCGTAAAGGTATGGTGATAATCCATAATGGAGAGCCGCACAAGGTAATGGATTTCCGCTTTACCATGCAGGGGAGGGGATCAAATACTATTTCCGCCAAACTCCGCAATATCCTTTCGGAAAACCAGACTGAAGTGAGGTTTCGCTCCGACGACAAAGTCGAAAAAGCCTTTGTTTCCGAAGAAGAATTTGAATTTCTCTATCAGGATGGCGAAGATTTTGTTTTTATGAATACTGAAAATTTCGAACAGATTCATATCAACAAAAGCGAAATCGAAGATGTTGTGGGCTATCTCCTTCCCAATACAACTCTCAAAGTTCAAGTATATGAAGGAAATCCCATCGGCATTTCGCTTCCATCGACAGTTCAAATGAAAGTAACCGAAACGGAACCCTCAATCAAAGGCGCAACCGCAGCAGGCAATGTCACCAAACCGGCTACTCTTGAAACCGGACTTGTTATTCAGGTGCCCATGTTTGTCGAAACCGGCAATACGGTCATTGTCAATACCCAGACCGGGGAATATTCGGGAAGGCCCAGGGATTAA